In Candidatus Nitrospira nitrificans, one genomic interval encodes:
- the lpxC gene encoding UDP-3-O-acyl-N-acetylglucosamine deacetylase: MRNQQTLASAVTCSGVGLHSGQSASITLRPAPPDTGVVFVNRKTDVDAYLSASIQHRVPTELCTAISGNGFHVQTIEHLLSALSGLHIDNVFIDVSASEVPVMDGSAAPFVRLIQSVGIVPQNRKQPFLKIMAPIEVNEGSKRVRIEPSSTPRITYSIHYEHPLIKTQTYAYDCSASSFESEIAEARTFGFLYEVQALWARGLGKGGTLDNTIVLSDDGVVNESGLRFGDEFVRHKILDLIGDFSLLGMPFIGHIVADRSGHALHTRLVQQILTHPEKWMLLNAEPAGEGKRSTAHTLHLQPAVALQAS, translated from the coding sequence GTGCGCAATCAACAAACTTTGGCATCGGCAGTAACCTGTTCTGGTGTAGGTCTCCACTCCGGCCAGTCGGCGTCTATTACGCTGCGGCCTGCTCCCCCTGACACCGGCGTGGTTTTTGTCAATCGCAAGACGGACGTTGATGCATATCTTTCTGCCTCCATTCAACATCGAGTCCCCACCGAATTGTGCACGGCCATCAGCGGCAATGGGTTCCACGTTCAGACCATTGAACATCTGCTCTCGGCGTTGTCTGGTCTTCATATCGATAATGTGTTCATTGATGTATCGGCAAGTGAAGTTCCCGTCATGGACGGAAGCGCCGCCCCCTTTGTCCGATTGATTCAATCTGTCGGTATTGTGCCTCAGAATCGGAAACAACCGTTTCTTAAGATTATGGCGCCGATCGAAGTGAACGAGGGCTCCAAGCGTGTTCGGATCGAGCCTTCTTCCACTCCACGGATCACCTACTCCATTCACTATGAGCATCCCCTGATCAAAACGCAGACCTATGCGTATGATTGCTCTGCAAGCTCATTCGAGAGTGAGATCGCCGAGGCCAGGACGTTCGGCTTTCTGTATGAAGTTCAAGCATTGTGGGCTCGCGGGCTCGGCAAGGGCGGAACCTTAGATAACACCATTGTGCTCTCGGATGACGGGGTCGTTAATGAATCCGGCCTTCGATTCGGCGATGAGTTTGTCCGCCATAAGATTCTCGATCTGATCGGTGACTTTTCCCTCCTGGGGATGCCCTTCATCGGCCACATCGTCGCCGATAGGTCTGGGCATGCACTCCACACTCGGTTGGTCCAGCAGATCTTGACTCATCCAGAAAAGTGGATGCTTCTCAACGCAGAGCCCGCAGGAGAGGGAAAGCGATCGACCGCACACACACTTCACCTTCAGCCTGCCGTCGCCCTTCAGGCTTCGTAG
- a CDS encoding response regulator transcription factor, with the protein MNSNQTIDNRRILIIDDNANIHEDFRKILAPPQEADTLSQARAALFGEVPTLPPQVRYELEFASQGREGFGLIQSAHRRGNPYAVAFVDMRMPPGWGGLETIEHIWYTDPDVQIVICSAYSDHPWDDVSRRIGNTDKLLILMKPFNSIEVVQLANSLTKKWHLARAVIMQIDSLAFSVSRRTAELREANERLQANIVDRAADLASAHPHNGIEATFRQKEEFLAIMSHEILTPMNELVRKVHLLLDSPLSPAQREHATTLQRCAEDLLSLINDMHVFMAGGRRNSDLRP; encoded by the coding sequence ATGAACAGCAATCAGACGATCGACAATCGGCGTATTCTCATCATCGACGACAATGCCAACATCCATGAGGACTTTCGCAAGATCTTGGCGCCGCCACAAGAGGCAGACACGCTCAGTCAAGCTCGAGCGGCCTTGTTTGGAGAGGTGCCCACCCTCCCGCCACAAGTGCGGTATGAGTTGGAGTTTGCGAGCCAGGGGCGTGAAGGCTTCGGTCTCATCCAGTCCGCTCATCGGAGAGGCAATCCCTATGCGGTCGCATTTGTAGACATGCGAATGCCGCCGGGGTGGGGTGGGCTCGAGACCATCGAGCATATTTGGTACACCGACCCGGATGTCCAAATCGTGATTTGCTCCGCCTATTCCGACCATCCATGGGACGATGTGAGTCGTCGTATCGGGAACACGGACAAGCTGCTCATCTTGATGAAACCGTTCAACAGTATCGAGGTGGTCCAACTGGCCAACTCGCTGACGAAGAAATGGCACCTGGCACGCGCTGTCATAATGCAAATTGACAGCCTCGCGTTCAGCGTAAGCCGGCGGACCGCCGAGTTGCGGGAGGCGAACGAGCGCCTGCAAGCAAACATCGTCGATCGGGCTGCGGATCTCGCCTCAGCCCATCCGCACAACGGGATTGAGGCAACCTTCCGTCAGAAGGAAGAATTCCTAGCGATTATGAGCCATGAAATTCTGACCCCGATGAACGAGCTTGTCAGGAAGGTGCATCTCTTGCTGGATAGTCCTCTGAGTCCCGCTCAGCGCGAGCATGCGACGACACTCCAACGGTGCGCGGAGGATCTGCTTTCCCTCATCAATGATATGCATGTGTTCATGGCGGGTGGAAGACGAAACTCAGACCTGAGGCCGTGA
- a CDS encoding response regulator has translation MVDNNTNLRILVVDDNRAIHEDFRRILEAPTEEESLTRARATLFGETPLVKALDRFELNYADQGQAALALVQMARLEGRPYAVAFIDMRMPPGWDGLETIERLWEADGRLQVVICTAYSDHSWAEIAARLEIGDRLLILRKPFDPIEVQQIAASLTRKWALGRDVRLQIEDLVAQVNARNRELQTTNQHLEQQVATRTAELQQRNDELRNMVEALKEAKVAADKANQAKSQFLARMSHEIRTPMNAMLGMNELLLSTLLNDRQRHFVQTIHNNGEQLLQIINDILDLSKIEENKMDLHITEFDLFATVQDVAGLFREPSRQKRLSLECQVDPELPALWRGDGGRFRQILMNLVSNAVKFTERGGILIHIERLEDRQEKTLFKITVCDTGIGVPLEAQRKIFDPFAQADGSMTRRYGGTGLGLAIVQRLVSLMGGDVGLTSFPGNGSTFWFTVCLEKVSASDRAGREDKQADCHSMPDLLIARSHEKTPGIHSSKPRSRARILLAEDNPTNQEVFLRMLELCGESVDMVSTGREVIQALERRPYDLIFMDCEMPEMDGLTATTEIRRRGFTGTDGKPVTILALSGYAVSTVETACIAGGMDGFLPKPVGLKEMQKAVRRWLPAVGSRAA, from the coding sequence ATGGTCGACAACAATACAAATCTCCGAATCTTGGTGGTCGACGACAATCGGGCGATCCATGAGGATTTTCGAAGAATCCTTGAAGCCCCGACCGAGGAAGAGAGTCTCACTCGCGCGCGGGCAACGTTGTTCGGAGAGACGCCGCTTGTGAAAGCGCTGGACCGGTTCGAGTTGAATTACGCGGATCAAGGACAAGCGGCGTTGGCGTTGGTGCAGATGGCGCGTCTGGAAGGGCGGCCGTATGCGGTGGCGTTTATCGATATGCGGATGCCGCCGGGATGGGACGGCTTGGAAACGATCGAACGGCTCTGGGAGGCGGACGGACGGCTGCAAGTGGTCATTTGCACGGCCTATTCAGACCATTCATGGGCGGAGATCGCGGCACGACTAGAAATAGGCGACCGGTTGCTCATCCTTCGAAAACCATTCGATCCCATTGAGGTGCAACAGATTGCCGCATCATTGACCAGAAAATGGGCGTTGGGGCGAGACGTTCGATTGCAGATTGAAGACCTCGTGGCACAGGTCAATGCACGCAATCGAGAACTTCAGACGACGAATCAGCATCTCGAACAACAGGTTGCCACACGGACTGCCGAGCTTCAACAGCGCAATGATGAACTACGGAACATGGTCGAGGCTCTCAAGGAGGCAAAGGTGGCGGCGGACAAGGCCAATCAGGCCAAGTCACAGTTCTTAGCGCGTATGAGCCATGAAATACGGACGCCCATGAACGCGATGCTCGGCATGAATGAGCTACTTCTCTCGACCTTGTTGAACGACCGGCAGCGTCATTTCGTCCAAACCATCCATAATAACGGCGAGCAGTTGCTGCAGATCATCAACGACATACTCGACTTGTCTAAGATCGAAGAGAACAAGATGGACCTCCACATCACGGAGTTTGACCTATTTGCGACCGTGCAGGATGTTGCCGGTCTCTTCCGTGAACCCTCGCGGCAAAAGAGGCTCAGTTTAGAATGTCAGGTCGACCCCGAGTTGCCCGCGCTGTGGCGAGGAGACGGCGGGCGTTTTCGGCAGATTCTGATGAACCTCGTGAGCAATGCCGTGAAGTTTACCGAACGAGGGGGCATCCTGATTCATATCGAGCGTCTCGAGGATCGCCAGGAGAAGACCTTATTCAAAATAACGGTGTGCGATACCGGAATCGGTGTTCCTCTGGAGGCGCAGCGGAAAATTTTCGATCCGTTCGCCCAGGCGGATGGATCGATGACGAGGCGATACGGAGGGACGGGTTTAGGACTTGCGATTGTTCAACGACTCGTCTCCTTGATGGGGGGAGACGTCGGTCTCACCAGTTTTCCAGGAAACGGTTCCACATTTTGGTTTACGGTCTGTCTCGAGAAGGTGAGCGCGAGTGACAGAGCCGGTCGAGAGGACAAGCAGGCGGATTGCCACTCGATGCCTGACCTCTTGATCGCGAGAAGCCACGAGAAGACCCCGGGCATCCATTCCTCCAAGCCACGGTCGCGCGCGCGAATCCTTTTAGCTGAAGATAATCCGACGAACCAAGAGGTCTTTCTCCGCATGCTGGAGCTCTGCGGGGAATCAGTCGATATGGTGAGTACGGGCCGAGAGGTCATCCAGGCGCTGGAGCGGCGCCCATACGACCTGATCTTCATGGATTGTGAAATGCCGGAGATGGACGGATTGACCGCGACGACGGAAATTCGCCGACGGGGATTCACGGGCACGGACGGGAAGCCCGTCACGATTCTCGCCCTGTCCGGGTACGCAGTGAGCACTGTTGAAACGGCGTGCATTGCGGGCGGGATGGATGGTTTTCTGCCGAAGCCGGTGGGGCTCAAAGAGATGCAGAAGGCCGTCCGCCGGTGGTTGCCTGCCGTTGGCTCCCGCGCCGCCTAA
- a CDS encoding arsenosugar biosynthesis-associated peroxidase-like protein produces MDSYYHSHDLGKFADIGKGNKALWEKFKNYYDAVFAENALTEREKALIALAVAHTVQCPYCIDAYTQASLEKGSNIEEMTEAVHVACAIRGGASLVHGVQMRNVAEKLSM; encoded by the coding sequence ATGGACTCGTATTACCATTCGCATGATCTTGGCAAGTTTGCCGATATCGGGAAGGGCAACAAAGCGCTATGGGAGAAGTTCAAGAACTACTACGACGCGGTGTTTGCGGAGAACGCGTTGACGGAGCGAGAGAAGGCGCTCATTGCTCTGGCCGTCGCCCACACCGTGCAATGTCCCTACTGTATCGACGCCTATACCCAGGCTTCACTGGAAAAAGGATCGAATATTGAAGAAATGACCGAAGCCGTCCACGTCGCCTGCGCGATCCGCGGCGGCGCATCACTGGTCCACGGCGTACAGATGCGCAACGTGGCCGAGAAACTGTCGATGTAG
- a CDS encoding RiPP maturation radical SAM C-methyltransferase: MSEETHVALVNMPFSYAKYPSIQLGTLSALLKANGIPVACHHLNVRFAHLIGVELHESICEKRALFGEWLFSYLFFRENPKRTEYPHVFKPVFEQIARESGKPVGYFEEMATRIAPQFLTWALRSIDWGQYKLVGFTSTFDQNVASLTMAKLIKDLYPDVTIVFGGANFDGEMGLEHFRAFPFIDHVVVGEGEESFLPLVRQVLAGKKGDYPNGVIYRKGAKIGLTPNDSLFSNFAKTGPPDYDDYYHLLGELGDKAQGLDRILLYEGSRGCWWGEKHHCTFCGLNAQSMKFRAKAPEQVMREIAALSQRYDAVRFRLVDNIIDMAYIDHLFGKLAQDHCDLDVFIETKSNLQKRQIKTLAAGGVKCMQPGLESLSFAQLRSMDKGVTPMQNIVCLKWSQYYHVRVSWNILLGFPGETNEDYQRQLELIPSLLHLQPPEATGKFWLQRFSPYFTRPHEYGIRIIGPGMAYEYVYDARQVDVSKIAYDFEYELDHWPVDPHLYQELVAAIESWQRLHKSEDKPFLYYSKAPNYVTVYDGRNPKAPTRRRHEGLAAMVIEICNESAKTAEQICAALAGRIDCSDAVLSPILDDLTAQRVLYEERGKHFTLAIPENPYL, translated from the coding sequence ACCACTTGAACGTCCGGTTTGCCCATCTGATCGGCGTGGAGTTACATGAAAGCATTTGCGAGAAACGCGCGCTTTTCGGCGAGTGGCTCTTCTCCTATCTCTTCTTTCGGGAGAATCCGAAGCGCACGGAGTATCCGCACGTGTTCAAGCCGGTCTTTGAGCAGATCGCTCGGGAGAGCGGGAAGCCGGTCGGCTACTTCGAAGAAATGGCGACCCGCATTGCTCCGCAGTTTCTGACCTGGGCGCTACGGTCGATCGATTGGGGGCAGTACAAGCTGGTCGGGTTTACATCGACGTTCGATCAGAACGTCGCGAGTCTCACGATGGCTAAGCTCATCAAGGATCTGTATCCGGACGTGACCATCGTCTTCGGCGGCGCCAACTTCGACGGCGAAATGGGGCTGGAACACTTCCGGGCGTTTCCCTTCATTGATCATGTCGTAGTTGGGGAAGGGGAAGAAAGTTTCTTGCCCCTGGTTCGTCAGGTTCTGGCCGGCAAGAAAGGTGACTATCCGAACGGCGTCATCTACCGGAAGGGCGCGAAGATCGGACTCACGCCGAACGATTCGCTCTTTTCCAATTTTGCCAAGACCGGTCCACCGGATTATGACGATTACTATCACCTGCTCGGCGAGCTGGGCGACAAGGCACAGGGGCTCGATCGCATCCTCCTGTACGAAGGCTCCCGGGGCTGTTGGTGGGGCGAGAAACATCACTGCACGTTCTGTGGGCTCAATGCACAGAGCATGAAGTTCCGAGCGAAGGCGCCCGAGCAAGTCATGCGGGAGATTGCCGCGCTCTCTCAGCGCTACGATGCCGTCCGGTTTCGTCTCGTCGATAACATCATCGACATGGCCTATATCGACCATCTGTTCGGCAAACTGGCGCAGGACCATTGCGACCTGGACGTGTTTATCGAAACCAAGAGCAATCTCCAGAAACGACAGATCAAGACCTTGGCTGCCGGCGGGGTGAAGTGCATGCAGCCGGGCCTGGAAAGCCTCAGCTTCGCTCAGTTGCGCTCGATGGACAAGGGCGTCACGCCGATGCAGAACATCGTCTGTCTCAAGTGGAGCCAGTATTATCACGTGAGGGTGTCGTGGAACATCTTGTTGGGGTTCCCAGGCGAGACCAACGAGGATTACCAGCGTCAACTCGAGCTGATTCCATCACTGCTTCACCTGCAACCTCCGGAAGCCACCGGCAAGTTCTGGCTCCAGCGCTTCAGCCCCTATTTCACTAGGCCGCATGAGTATGGCATCCGGATTATCGGGCCGGGGATGGCATATGAATATGTGTACGATGCGCGGCAGGTTGATGTGAGCAAGATCGCCTATGATTTCGAGTATGAGCTCGACCACTGGCCGGTGGATCCGCACCTGTATCAAGAGTTGGTCGCTGCAATCGAAAGCTGGCAGCGGCTGCATAAGTCCGAAGACAAGCCCTTTCTGTATTACTCCAAGGCCCCGAACTACGTGACAGTCTACGACGGACGAAATCCGAAAGCGCCGACTCGCCGACGACATGAAGGCTTGGCGGCGATGGTGATTGAGATCTGTAATGAGTCGGCGAAGACGGCGGAGCAGATCTGCGCAGCCCTGGCGGGGCGGATCGATTGCAGCGATGCGGTTTTGTCGCCTATCCTCGACGACCTTACAGCGCAACGCGTCTTGTACGAAGAGCGCGGCAAGCACTTCACGCTGGCGATTCCGGAGAATCCCTATCTTTGA
- a CDS encoding ATP-binding protein has translation MRATPLVWISVGLVGLTLSVMLAGDSLVNLVPNHDRQIFEYRRTIAESLAIQYSVLAERDQVEIIKFGMETLAGRNRDILSLALLQRDGEVVAKVGEHAQVWVQPPGGESTLQFLQVPIFAGNQQWGVLQIAFRQTGATGLDWFLTDPWVRFLAFVSVTAFFGYLFFMKRTLRQLDPSGVVPTRVKAALDALSQGVVMIDAQDLIVLTNDSFSRAVNKPVTSLIGTDLGALGWTSATPSDSLMVHPWTKAVMDRQPLDHIPLLLNLPDSEQRRFIVNTVPIIDDGSTVRGALVSFHDVTELDRANSQLKEANSELEASRIQILEKNLELEVTNTNLHVEMDQRKKAEAEKEKLYQQLMNASRQAGMADVASSVLHNVGNVLNSINVSTDTLLKTLKKPMVGDVCRIASLFHEHQNNLQEFLTADPKGKQIPSYLGLVAESLSGSHQAIQGELDSLVKKVDHIKQAIMSQQDIARAGNIREPVSVEDLMEQAVLMALPEPEKYQIRLVREYHAVSTIMTDRHQVLQVLVNLITNAKNAMVEHSGGTRCLTLRIGVSSAKTFAQFEVIDTGGGIKQEHLPRLFAQGFTTRKAGHGLGLHSAAIAAKNLGGTLRAQSAGEGCGATFTLELPLIVVEAAA, from the coding sequence ATGCGAGCGACACCCTTAGTCTGGATCAGCGTTGGCCTGGTTGGTTTGACGCTCAGCGTCATGCTGGCTGGAGATTCTCTTGTCAATTTAGTGCCTAACCACGATCGTCAGATTTTTGAGTATCGCCGCACCATAGCAGAGTCGCTCGCCATCCAATACTCAGTCTTGGCTGAACGGGACCAGGTCGAAATCATAAAATTCGGGATGGAAACGCTTGCCGGCCGGAATCGCGATATTCTGTCGCTGGCGTTGCTGCAAAGGGACGGTGAGGTTGTCGCCAAGGTCGGCGAGCATGCGCAGGTCTGGGTGCAGCCGCCAGGCGGCGAATCGACGCTGCAGTTTCTGCAAGTTCCGATCTTCGCAGGAAACCAGCAGTGGGGTGTGCTTCAGATCGCATTCCGCCAAACAGGGGCGACAGGGCTAGACTGGTTTCTGACTGATCCTTGGGTGCGGTTCCTTGCGTTCGTCAGCGTGACGGCGTTCTTCGGCTACCTCTTTTTCATGAAGCGCACGCTCCGTCAGCTCGATCCATCCGGCGTTGTCCCCACACGTGTGAAGGCGGCGCTCGATGCCCTGTCGCAAGGCGTCGTGATGATCGACGCACAAGACCTGATCGTCCTCACCAACGATTCATTCAGCCGCGCCGTCAATAAGCCGGTGACATCGCTGATCGGGACCGATCTTGGGGCGCTTGGTTGGACGTCGGCGACTCCGTCGGATTCGCTTATGGTGCATCCGTGGACCAAGGCCGTTATGGATCGGCAGCCCCTCGACCATATTCCCCTCCTCTTGAATCTCCCGGATAGTGAACAGCGGAGATTTATCGTCAATACCGTTCCGATTATAGATGATGGGTCAACTGTCAGAGGGGCGCTCGTCTCATTTCACGATGTCACCGAGCTTGACCGCGCGAATTCTCAGCTGAAGGAGGCGAACAGTGAGCTGGAGGCATCGCGCATCCAAATTCTTGAAAAAAACTTGGAACTTGAGGTCACGAATACGAATTTGCACGTCGAGATGGATCAACGAAAAAAAGCCGAAGCCGAAAAGGAAAAGTTGTATCAGCAGCTCATGAATGCCTCGCGCCAAGCCGGCATGGCGGATGTGGCGTCCAGTGTGCTGCATAATGTCGGCAACGTTCTCAATAGTATCAATGTTTCGACCGATACCCTGCTGAAGACGCTCAAGAAGCCGATGGTCGGAGATGTCTGTCGGATAGCATCGCTCTTTCATGAACATCAGAATAACTTACAGGAATTTTTGACGGCGGATCCGAAGGGAAAGCAGATCCCTTCGTATCTAGGGTTGGTGGCCGAGTCGCTGAGTGGAAGTCACCAGGCGATCCAAGGGGAGCTCGACTCGCTTGTAAAAAAAGTGGACCACATCAAACAAGCGATCATGTCACAGCAGGATATCGCGCGCGCGGGCAACATCCGTGAGCCCGTGTCGGTTGAGGACCTCATGGAACAGGCGGTCCTGATGGCGCTTCCCGAGCCGGAGAAGTACCAGATCCGCCTCGTGCGAGAATATCACGCTGTCTCTACCATTATGACGGATCGGCACCAAGTCTTGCAGGTATTAGTCAATCTGATCACCAATGCTAAGAACGCCATGGTGGAGCACTCGGGGGGCACCCGCTGTCTCACGTTGCGTATCGGAGTGTCTTCGGCTAAGACCTTCGCTCAATTCGAGGTCATCGATACCGGCGGCGGAATCAAACAGGAACATCTCCCTCGGCTGTTTGCACAAGGCTTTACGACGAGAAAGGCCGGTCATGGGCTTGGGCTTCATAGCGCGGCCATCGCCGCCAAAAATCTTGGCGGAACATTGCGCGCGCAGAGTGCGGGCGAGGGGTGTGGCGCCACGTTCACGCTGGAGCTCCCGTTGATCGTGGTGGAAGCTGCCGCATGA
- a CDS encoding ATP-binding protein, giving the protein MNTDLSKSSGNLRVLVIDDNHSIHEDFRKILQPETETQALDEARASLFGGESFQKALARFDLDYADQGQTAVALVQMAQREGRPYAVAFVDMRMPPGWDGLETIERMWEVDSEIQTVICTAYTDHSWDDIIRRLGYDDRLLILQKPFSSIEVSQLAISLTTKWSLARQARQRLEAAEAANVAKSQFLANMSHEIRTPMNGIIGMGELLLQTPLNDKQRRYAETLQKSGMALLKIVDDILDISKIEAGKLQLECIPFDLCQLVKDVLDLFSGPANSKGLNLTAELDDNLLPEYEGDPVRIRQILTNLLGNAVKFTVQGEITLHVTVAESTIGTTTLCLKVRDTGIGVEPAAQANLFTPFTQADGSATRKHGGIGLGLAIVKQLACLMGGVVGVDSAPGRGSTFWCTVQLKRASPQPGRVMAA; this is encoded by the coding sequence ATGAATACGGATCTTAGCAAGAGCAGTGGCAACCTTCGAGTCTTGGTCATTGACGACAATCATTCGATCCACGAGGACTTTCGCAAAATCCTTCAACCGGAAACGGAGACTCAGGCTCTGGATGAAGCACGTGCGTCGTTATTCGGCGGCGAATCTTTTCAGAAGGCGCTTGCGCGGTTCGATCTGGATTATGCCGATCAGGGGCAAACTGCCGTGGCCCTCGTGCAAATGGCGCAGCGAGAGGGGCGGCCGTATGCGGTGGCGTTCGTGGACATGCGGATGCCGCCGGGATGGGATGGTCTTGAGACCATCGAGCGTATGTGGGAGGTCGACTCGGAGATTCAGACCGTGATCTGCACGGCCTACACCGACCATTCATGGGACGACATCATCCGCCGATTGGGCTACGACGATCGTCTCTTGATCCTGCAAAAACCGTTTTCCTCCATCGAAGTCTCGCAATTGGCAATCTCCCTGACCACCAAATGGAGCCTGGCGCGCCAGGCGCGCCAACGGTTGGAAGCCGCCGAGGCAGCCAATGTCGCGAAGTCCCAATTTCTAGCCAACATGAGCCATGAGATCCGCACGCCGATGAACGGCATTATCGGTATGGGCGAACTCTTGTTGCAGACGCCTCTGAACGACAAGCAACGTCGGTACGCGGAGACTTTGCAAAAGTCCGGGATGGCCCTGCTGAAAATCGTCGATGATATCCTTGATATCTCCAAGATCGAGGCCGGCAAGTTGCAGCTCGAATGTATCCCGTTCGATCTGTGTCAGCTTGTGAAGGATGTCTTGGATCTATTTTCCGGTCCGGCTAACAGCAAGGGGCTGAACCTGACGGCCGAACTCGACGATAATCTTCTCCCGGAATATGAAGGTGATCCGGTGCGCATTCGGCAGATCTTGACCAACCTGCTTGGCAATGCCGTCAAATTTACGGTCCAAGGGGAAATCACTCTTCACGTGACGGTGGCTGAGAGTACAATCGGAACGACGACCCTGTGTCTGAAAGTGCGGGACACAGGCATCGGCGTCGAGCCGGCCGCCCAAGCCAACCTCTTTACACCGTTTACACAGGCCGACGGCAGTGCCACGCGCAAGCATGGCGGGATAGGACTTGGGCTGGCCATCGTCAAGCAACTGGCATGTCTGATGGGGGGCGTGGTGGGTGTCGACAGTGCTCCTGGGCGAGGATCAACGTTTTGGTGCACGGTTCAGCTCAAGCGGGCATCGCCTCAACCGGGTCGTGTCATGGCAGCGTAG
- a CDS encoding inositol monophosphatase family protein produces MLQSGVPIQHDHLSNDVLLDTAIAAGKEAGDLIRTYASSGFRIEYKNPINLVTEADHAAEQCVIECIKARFPTHRFLAEERGRIEGAQSPYLWVIDPLDGTTNFAHGYPIYCVSIGLEYEGRCILGVVVDPSRDELFTAIEHGGARLNGHPIHVTSTATLDRSLLVTGFAYDIRDTPRNNLDHFAKFALKAQGLRRTGSAALDLCYVAAGRFDGFWEVRLNPWDMAAGSVIVKEAGGRLTDFSGKDLSIYGQELVASNGHIHEAMLHVLNQDAPRT; encoded by the coding sequence ATGCTACAATCCGGCGTGCCGATTCAGCATGACCACCTGTCCAACGACGTCCTACTCGATACGGCGATTGCCGCCGGCAAAGAAGCGGGTGACCTCATCCGAACATATGCGAGTTCAGGGTTCCGCATCGAGTATAAGAATCCCATCAATCTGGTGACTGAGGCGGACCATGCCGCTGAACAGTGTGTCATCGAATGCATCAAGGCTCGCTTCCCCACCCATCGATTCCTAGCCGAGGAGCGTGGCCGTATTGAGGGGGCCCAGTCACCCTATCTCTGGGTTATCGACCCGCTTGACGGCACGACGAATTTCGCTCACGGCTACCCCATCTACTGCGTTTCCATCGGCCTCGAGTATGAGGGGCGCTGCATTCTTGGCGTGGTCGTTGATCCCTCGCGGGACGAACTCTTCACAGCCATCGAACATGGTGGCGCTCGGCTGAACGGTCACCCCATCCACGTAACCAGCACGGCAACGCTTGATCGAAGCCTGCTGGTAACAGGCTTCGCGTACGACATCCGGGACACGCCACGCAACAACCTGGACCATTTTGCCAAGTTTGCACTCAAGGCACAGGGACTTCGGCGAACGGGTTCTGCGGCGTTGGACCTCTGCTATGTGGCGGCGGGACGCTTCGATGGGTTCTGGGAAGTCCGGCTCAATCCCTGGGATATGGCGGCCGGATCAGTCATTGTGAAAGAAGCCGGAGGGCGGCTGACCGATTTCAGTGGGAAAGATCTGTCTATCTACGGACAAGAACTCGTGGCAAGCAATGGGCACATCCACGAGGCCATGCTCCACGTCCTCAACCAAGACGCTCCACGGACATAA
- a CDS encoding winged helix-turn-helix domain-containing protein codes for MEELRDILVGLDQRINAYKSRFQDLEKKRRRLDEEIATIKKYLELAETLYRVEADKAKLASLSNQIIPADDSKGIRPQQVMDVTDQSREILLGRSKYVGKSVPQAAYEILRESNRSMHAKELVQRLIEGGLQIKGKTPLTSIATSLKRDKRFRKVGPNTFEALDDMLIQAV; via the coding sequence GTGGAGGAATTAAGAGACATTCTCGTTGGGCTGGATCAACGGATCAACGCCTACAAAAGTCGGTTCCAGGACTTGGAGAAGAAGCGTCGTCGTTTGGATGAAGAAATTGCGACGATTAAAAAATACCTCGAACTTGCTGAAACTCTCTACCGCGTCGAGGCCGACAAGGCCAAGCTTGCCAGTCTCTCCAACCAAATCATTCCCGCAGACGACTCCAAGGGCATTCGGCCTCAACAGGTCATGGACGTGACCGATCAATCGCGAGAAATTTTGCTTGGCCGAAGTAAGTATGTTGGGAAAAGCGTGCCGCAGGCGGCCTATGAGATCCTCCGGGAGTCAAACCGTTCCATGCATGCGAAGGAATTGGTGCAGCGCCTCATCGAAGGTGGTTTGCAGATCAAAGGGAAAACACCACTGACATCTATTGCCACCTCGCTCAAGCGTGATAAACGATTTAGGAAGGTCGGTCCAAACACGTTCGAGGCGTTGGACGATATGTTGATTCAAGCCGTGTAG